The following proteins come from a genomic window of Nitrospira sp.:
- a CDS encoding RNA polymerase sigma factor RpoD: MPKQELLGEVKKLITIGKEKGFLTYDELNSTLPAEVVSSDQFGSIMAMFGEMDIEIIEANDGDRPQKRSEGEVGEDMEDVDSDSEEENDKAIDLTPGALSRTDDPVRLYLKEMGSVALLSREGEIEIAKRIEEGKNDIASVIYGMPMTIEFVLALRDQLKNAKIDVREIVPVQETEEDFEEDQPPVERDYEELRIKTLESLNAVRKVSLALKALAEKGKHLGGDPVKQKKFKKQYDAIRQQVVNKIESVNLHGVLKDRMVQRVRDLAVQIRAAEREAISCQRRIGVGGEAGAELLRKMCRSRQDFLAVKRKTGVSEEALGEIRKVYQAAKAKVRQLETEEALVPAEEIKDAVKHLDLAEEKVKRGKAELVEANLRLVVSIAKKYTNRGLQFLDLIQEGNIGLMKAVDKFEYKRGYKFSTYATWWIRQAITRAIADQARTIRIPVHMIETINKLIRTSRHLVQKLGREPLPEEIAERMDLPLDKVRKILKIAREPISLETPIGEEEDSHLGDFIEDKKAVSPLEAAIRYDLQRQINSALETLTPREEKVLRKRFGIGEATDHTLEEVGQDFEVTRERIRQIEAKALRKLRHPSRSKKLRSFVESL, from the coding sequence ATGCCAAAACAAGAGTTGCTCGGTGAGGTGAAGAAGCTGATCACGATCGGGAAGGAAAAAGGCTTTCTGACGTATGACGAGCTCAACAGCACCTTGCCTGCTGAAGTCGTGTCTTCAGACCAGTTTGGCAGCATTATGGCGATGTTCGGTGAAATGGATATTGAAATCATCGAGGCGAACGATGGGGATCGACCTCAGAAACGATCTGAGGGGGAAGTCGGCGAAGATATGGAAGACGTCGACTCGGATTCCGAGGAGGAAAACGATAAGGCGATCGATCTGACGCCTGGCGCGCTTAGCCGCACCGACGATCCCGTGCGGCTTTATCTTAAGGAAATGGGGAGTGTGGCTCTCCTCAGCCGCGAAGGCGAGATCGAAATCGCAAAACGAATTGAAGAGGGGAAGAATGATATCGCTTCGGTGATCTACGGCATGCCGATGACCATTGAATTTGTTTTGGCACTCCGGGATCAGCTCAAGAACGCCAAGATCGACGTGCGCGAGATTGTTCCGGTCCAGGAGACCGAAGAGGACTTTGAGGAAGACCAGCCGCCAGTGGAGCGGGATTATGAGGAATTGCGGATCAAGACGCTTGAGTCGTTGAATGCCGTACGGAAGGTCTCGCTTGCGCTGAAGGCATTGGCCGAGAAGGGCAAGCATCTCGGCGGTGATCCGGTCAAGCAAAAGAAGTTCAAGAAGCAGTACGATGCGATCCGTCAGCAAGTTGTGAACAAAATTGAATCGGTCAACCTCCATGGGGTGCTGAAAGACCGAATGGTCCAGCGTGTCCGCGACCTGGCGGTGCAAATCCGAGCCGCCGAACGGGAAGCGATCAGCTGCCAACGGCGGATCGGGGTGGGGGGGGAGGCCGGTGCCGAACTGCTGAGGAAGATGTGTCGGAGCCGTCAGGACTTCTTGGCGGTCAAGCGGAAGACCGGCGTGTCGGAGGAAGCCCTGGGGGAGATTCGGAAAGTCTATCAAGCCGCCAAAGCGAAGGTTCGTCAGTTGGAAACGGAAGAGGCGCTTGTTCCGGCTGAAGAGATTAAGGATGCGGTCAAGCATCTCGATCTGGCCGAAGAGAAGGTGAAGCGTGGGAAGGCCGAGTTGGTCGAGGCGAATTTGCGGCTTGTGGTCAGCATCGCCAAGAAATACACGAACCGAGGCCTCCAGTTTCTTGATTTGATTCAGGAGGGCAATATCGGACTGATGAAGGCGGTAGACAAGTTCGAGTATAAGCGCGGGTATAAGTTCAGTACCTACGCTACCTGGTGGATTCGGCAGGCGATCACCCGAGCTATCGCAGATCAGGCACGAACCATCCGGATTCCGGTTCACATGATCGAAACGATCAATAAGCTCATTCGAACCTCCAGGCACCTCGTGCAGAAGCTGGGTCGTGAACCCCTTCCCGAAGAAATCGCCGAACGCATGGATCTGCCGTTGGACAAAGTCCGGAAAATTCTCAAGATAGCCCGCGAGCCTATCTCGCTCGAAACGCCGATCGGTGAAGAAGAAGACAGCCATCTGGGTGATTTCATCGAAGACAAGAAGGCCGTCTCTCCGCTGGAAGCGGCCATTCGCTATGACTTGCAGCGTCAGATCAACAGTGCCTTGGAGACCTTGACGCCTCGCGAGGAAAAGGTGCTCCGCAAGCGGTTTGGTATCGGCGAAGCGACCGATCACACCTTGGAAGAAGTTGGACAGGACTTCGAAGTCACTCGCGAACGTATCAGGCAAATCGAAGCTAAGGCTTTGAGGAAATTACGGCATCCGAGCCGCAGTAAAAAACTGAGGAGTTTTGTCGAAAGCTTATAG
- a CDS encoding Ribonuclease HIII: MTVQHSRNKLERIGIDESGKGDYFGPLVVAAVFVDSTTQGELKLMDVRDSKKLSDGRILEMAPDIKTICPYSVIAIGPKKYNELYTKIKNLNRLLAWGHAKALENLLEQGVNCERAISDQFGDERLILNALQEKGRRIVLEQRTKAESDVAVAAASILARAEFLLRLKRLSAEVGTTLPKGASPSVELAAKMIIKKHGRERLDSVAKLHFKTTQSVLSDGPAANHKTSLSHLSE, from the coding sequence ATGACTGTGCAGCATTCCCGCAACAAGCTCGAGCGGATCGGCATTGACGAATCGGGAAAGGGTGATTACTTTGGCCCTCTGGTCGTCGCGGCCGTATTCGTTGACTCGACGACGCAAGGTGAACTGAAGCTGATGGATGTCCGAGACAGCAAGAAACTTTCCGACGGCCGTATCTTGGAAATGGCCCCCGACATCAAGACCATTTGCCCGTACAGCGTCATCGCTATTGGGCCGAAGAAGTACAACGAACTTTACACCAAGATCAAAAACCTGAACCGCTTGCTTGCCTGGGGTCATGCCAAGGCGCTGGAGAATCTACTGGAGCAAGGCGTGAATTGCGAACGGGCGATTTCCGATCAGTTCGGTGATGAGCGACTGATTCTCAACGCACTGCAAGAAAAAGGACGGAGGATCGTGCTGGAACAGAGAACTAAAGCCGAATCGGATGTGGCCGTTGCCGCGGCATCAATCTTAGCGCGGGCTGAGTTTCTCCTTCGCCTCAAACGCCTTTCCGCCGAAGTCGGCACCACGTTGCCGAAAGGCGCCTCTCCGTCCGTCGAACTTGCCGCCAAGATGATCATCAAAAAACACGGAAGAGAACGGCTCGATTCAGTAGCCAAACTGCACTTCAAGACCACGCAGTCCGTATTGTCCGACGGGCCCGCGGCCAATCACAAAACATCGCTTTCACACCTCTCTGAATGA
- a CDS encoding Acetolactate synthase large subunit, producing MKLTGAEIFIECLKREGVKTLFALPGGVVLKIFDTLHQQKDIEVILTRHEQGAGHMAEGYAKATGKAGVCLVTSGPGMTNVITALADAYMDSVPVVCFSGQVPTSLIGNDAFQEADNVGLSRPCTKYNFLVKDVNDLAATIKEAFYIATTGRPGPVLVDIPKDVSMAKAEFTYPNSVSIRGYNPTYDGNKWQIKQAAEAIMKAKKPILYVGGGVIFSRASQELLELAEMTQVPVDMTLMGLGAFPGEHPLSLGMLGMHGTYQANMAMHYSDLVIAIGARFDDRVTGKPSEFCPYAKVIHIDIDPTSIRKNIHVDIPIVGDCKTVLRELNQILRATVNGEQKDLRKPWWDQIREWQQAHPLTYHQEKNGPIKPQQVVKRLYELTRDRDPIVSTDVGQHQMWAAQYFKLAKPNRWLTSGGLGTMGFGFPAAMGAQAAFRDRLVLCIAGDGSVQMNMQEMATAVVNKLPVKIVILNNGFHGMVRQWQDLFYEGRYASSYLDTTPDFVKLADAYGALGLRVKTSGDLDAVLKDALATDKPVIVDVPTYPYENCYPMIPAGGCNHEMILEDPPELKKKQSGAATVAPEDKDTVLTA from the coding sequence ATGAAACTTACCGGTGCTGAAATCTTCATTGAATGCCTGAAGCGGGAAGGGGTGAAGACGCTCTTTGCACTTCCCGGAGGGGTCGTGTTGAAGATTTTCGATACGCTTCACCAGCAGAAAGATATTGAAGTGATCTTGACACGCCATGAACAGGGCGCCGGCCATATGGCGGAAGGATATGCCAAGGCGACGGGGAAGGCCGGCGTGTGTCTGGTCACCTCCGGTCCCGGCATGACCAACGTCATTACGGCGTTAGCCGATGCCTACATGGATTCGGTCCCGGTGGTCTGTTTCAGCGGCCAAGTCCCGACCAGCTTGATCGGGAACGATGCCTTTCAAGAAGCTGACAACGTGGGTTTGAGTCGGCCCTGCACCAAGTACAATTTTCTCGTCAAAGACGTGAACGATTTGGCCGCAACGATCAAAGAGGCCTTTTATATCGCGACGACGGGCCGGCCGGGTCCGGTCCTGGTAGATATTCCGAAAGATGTGTCGATGGCCAAAGCAGAATTCACCTATCCGAATTCTGTCTCGATTCGTGGGTACAACCCGACCTACGACGGCAATAAATGGCAGATCAAACAGGCAGCCGAAGCCATCATGAAGGCCAAGAAGCCCATTCTCTATGTCGGCGGTGGAGTGATCTTCTCCAGAGCTTCACAGGAATTGCTTGAGCTGGCTGAGATGACACAGGTTCCGGTGGACATGACATTGATGGGCCTTGGGGCGTTTCCAGGGGAGCATCCGTTGTCGCTAGGCATGCTCGGGATGCACGGGACCTATCAGGCCAATATGGCCATGCATTATTCCGATCTGGTGATCGCCATCGGTGCACGGTTTGACGATCGGGTGACGGGAAAACCGTCGGAATTCTGCCCCTATGCGAAAGTGATTCATATTGATATCGATCCGACCTCCATTCGAAAAAACATCCATGTCGATATTCCGATCGTGGGCGACTGTAAGACCGTACTCCGTGAGTTGAATCAGATTTTGCGTGCGACGGTCAATGGAGAACAGAAAGACCTTCGAAAGCCCTGGTGGGATCAAATTCGAGAATGGCAACAGGCACATCCGTTGACGTATCACCAAGAGAAAAACGGGCCAATTAAGCCGCAGCAGGTGGTCAAGCGACTGTATGAACTGACGAGGGACCGTGATCCGATCGTCTCGACGGATGTCGGACAGCACCAAATGTGGGCCGCACAGTATTTCAAGTTGGCAAAACCAAATCGTTGGCTGACGTCGGGTGGTTTGGGCACGATGGGTTTTGGGTTTCCTGCAGCGATGGGCGCACAGGCTGCTTTCCGCGACCGGCTAGTCCTTTGTATTGCAGGAGATGGCAGTGTTCAAATGAACATGCAAGAAATGGCGACGGCGGTGGTGAACAAGCTGCCGGTCAAGATCGTCATCTTGAACAACGGATTTCATGGCATGGTCCGTCAGTGGCAGGATCTGTTCTATGAAGGCCGCTACGCGTCGAGTTATTTGGATACCACGCCGGATTTCGTCAAGCTGGCGGACGCGTATGGAGCACTTGGGTTGCGGGTGAAGACGAGCGGCGACCTTGATGCCGTCCTCAAAGACGCCTTAGCGACCGATAAACCCGTCATCGTGGATGTGCCGACATATCCCTATGAGAATTGCTATCCGATGATCCCTGCCGGAGGCTGCAACCATGAGATGATCCTGGAGGATCCGCCTGAGTTGAAGAAGAAACAATCCGGTGCGGCAACGGTGGCGCCTGAGGATAAGGATACGGTCCTCACGGCATAA
- a CDS encoding Phosphoribosyl-AMP cyclohydrolase / Phosphoribosyl-ATP pyrophosphatase produces the protein MSQGTTDRVKFDADGLIPAVIQDWLDGTVLMLGYMNQEAFVKTVATKRVHFWSRSRNKLWEKGETSGHTLHVKGLFIDCDRDTILVKAQPAGPTCHTGERTCFFSGLDEQGHIVHRSTHDAQGGILESVLRTILERRSHPQAGSYTSKLFEGGHDKILKKVVEEAGEVLLASKGGKKEEIVYEVADLFFHTLMVLGYHGLSLQDIDEELGGRSGKSGLRSTK, from the coding sequence ATGAGTCAGGGAACGACAGATCGGGTCAAGTTCGATGCTGACGGGCTTATCCCGGCCGTCATTCAGGATTGGCTCGACGGGACCGTGCTGATGTTGGGATACATGAATCAAGAGGCTTTCGTGAAGACGGTCGCGACCAAGAGGGTGCACTTTTGGAGCAGGTCTCGGAACAAGCTCTGGGAAAAAGGCGAAACATCCGGTCACACGCTGCACGTGAAGGGACTTTTTATAGACTGCGATCGCGACACAATTCTGGTGAAGGCGCAACCGGCAGGACCGACCTGTCATACAGGCGAACGGACTTGCTTCTTCTCTGGACTGGATGAACAAGGCCACATCGTTCATCGAAGTACGCATGATGCGCAGGGGGGAATCCTTGAAAGTGTCCTGCGGACGATTCTGGAGCGCCGCTCACATCCCCAGGCTGGTTCCTATACCTCAAAGCTGTTCGAAGGGGGCCATGATAAGATTCTGAAAAAGGTCGTGGAGGAGGCCGGAGAAGTCCTACTGGCGTCAAAAGGCGGCAAGAAAGAGGAAATCGTGTACGAAGTGGCCGATCTGTTCTTCCACACCCTCATGGTGCTGGGGTACCATGGCCTGTCTTTGCAGGACATTGATGAAGAGTTGGGGGGCCGATCGGGAAAATCGGGCCTACGGTCAACGAAATAG
- a CDS encoding Ketol-acid reductoisomerase (NADP(+)), with translation MKIYYDKDADIQHIRNKTVAVIGYGSQGHAHALNLKESGVPVVIGLREGASWKKAEQSGLKVMPVADAVKTSDVVMILAPDEAQAAIYRQEVAPNLKAGSYLAFGHGFNIHFGQIVPPASINVFMVAPKGPGHLVRSEYTKGSGVPCLLAIHQDPSGTTKQVGLAYASAIGGGRAGVIETNFREETETDLFGEQAVLCGGLTSLIQAGYETLVEAGYSPEMAYFECLHEVKLIVDLIYQGGIANMRYSISTTAKYGDVTRGPRVVSEQTKQEMKKILEEIQTGRFAKEWVLENQANRPVYNALLAKGEAHPIEAVGAKLRGMMPWLKKDQLVDKTKN, from the coding sequence ATGAAAATTTACTACGATAAGGATGCCGATATTCAGCACATCCGAAACAAGACCGTGGCCGTGATCGGCTATGGAAGTCAGGGGCATGCTCACGCGCTGAACCTGAAAGAAAGCGGTGTGCCGGTCGTCATTGGGTTGCGTGAAGGCGCCTCATGGAAAAAAGCCGAGCAGAGCGGACTCAAGGTCATGCCCGTCGCCGATGCCGTGAAGACTTCCGATGTCGTCATGATTCTTGCGCCCGATGAAGCTCAAGCCGCCATTTATCGGCAAGAAGTGGCGCCCAATCTTAAGGCTGGATCATATTTGGCGTTTGGTCATGGTTTCAATATTCACTTTGGGCAGATTGTGCCGCCGGCCTCCATCAACGTCTTCATGGTAGCCCCGAAAGGGCCGGGCCACCTCGTTCGTTCCGAGTATACCAAGGGCAGCGGGGTGCCTTGTCTTTTGGCGATCCACCAGGATCCTAGCGGCACTACAAAGCAGGTCGGATTGGCCTACGCAAGTGCCATCGGCGGGGGGCGCGCCGGTGTCATCGAGACGAATTTTCGAGAAGAAACCGAGACCGATCTTTTCGGCGAGCAAGCCGTGCTCTGCGGAGGGCTGACGTCGCTGATCCAGGCCGGATACGAGACCCTGGTCGAAGCCGGGTACTCGCCGGAGATGGCCTACTTCGAATGCCTGCATGAGGTGAAGCTCATTGTCGATCTGATCTATCAGGGCGGGATCGCCAATATGCGCTACTCGATCAGCACGACGGCGAAATACGGTGATGTGACGAGAGGTCCGCGTGTGGTGAGCGAACAGACGAAGCAGGAGATGAAGAAGATTCTGGAAGAGATCCAGACAGGGAGGTTTGCCAAAGAATGGGTCCTGGAGAATCAAGCCAATCGTCCGGTCTACAACGCACTGCTTGCCAAAGGCGAGGCCCATCCCATCGAAGCTGTCGGAGCCAAGCTCCGGGGTATGATGCCTTGGCTGAAGAAAGATCAGCTCGTCGATAAAACGAAGAATTAG
- a CDS encoding Imidazole glycerol phosphate synthase cyclase subunit, which yields MGKSIEMLTKRIIPCLDVKAGRVVKGVGFVNLRDAGDPVEAAVGYDHEGADELCFLDITASHENRKTILDVVERTAARVFMPVTVGGGVGTLDDIRTLLNAGADKVSINTAAVRRSEFVKEAAQRFGTQCIVVAIDAKRTASDRWEVFTHGGRHATGLDVIEWAKRMEQYGAGEVLLTSMDQDGRQTGYDLDLTAAVSGAVSIPVIASGGVGTLDHLYDGFVKGKADAVLAASIFHFRTYTIPQAKAYLRERGVAVRSDNLPRVA from the coding sequence GTGGGAAAGTCCATTGAGATGTTGACCAAGCGCATCATTCCCTGTCTCGACGTCAAAGCGGGCCGCGTGGTCAAGGGCGTCGGCTTTGTGAATCTTCGCGATGCCGGAGATCCGGTTGAAGCCGCAGTCGGGTATGATCACGAAGGAGCGGACGAACTTTGTTTTCTCGATATTACAGCTTCGCATGAAAATCGGAAAACGATTCTCGACGTGGTTGAGCGGACGGCTGCCCGGGTATTTATGCCGGTGACGGTCGGTGGGGGCGTGGGGACGCTCGATGACATTCGGACGTTGTTGAATGCCGGCGCAGATAAGGTCAGCATCAATACCGCGGCAGTACGACGATCCGAGTTCGTGAAAGAGGCCGCTCAACGTTTCGGGACGCAATGCATCGTCGTTGCCATCGATGCCAAGCGCACGGCGAGTGATCGCTGGGAGGTCTTCACGCACGGCGGTCGCCACGCGACGGGACTTGATGTAATTGAGTGGGCAAAGCGGATGGAACAGTACGGCGCGGGAGAAGTCTTATTGACCAGCATGGATCAGGACGGTCGGCAAACCGGGTACGACTTGGATCTGACGGCTGCCGTGTCAGGTGCCGTGTCAATTCCGGTGATCGCGTCCGGCGGAGTCGGGACGCTCGACCACCTATACGATGGTTTCGTGAAAGGGAAAGCAGACGCAGTCTTGGCCGCTTCGATTTTTCATTTTCGGACCTATACAATTCCCCAAGCGAAAGCGTATCTACGGGAGCGTGGTGTCGCCGTGCGATCAGATAATCTTCCTCGAGTGGCATGA
- a CDS encoding Zn-dependent protease with chaperone function, giving the protein MNVTRHMRIMSICCLLLWGIGLVGCETNPYTGRKQLLMTSVGQEMQMGAQAYNQVKSDPKMRPSQDPREIEPVKRVAARIVEAAKRSKYAEMAQQFQWEVTVIKDDKTANAFALPGGKMAVYTGIFPVAKNEAGLAAVMGHEVVHALARHGAERMSQGQVTNIGLQVVGAAVGLSSKNPMLSQAAMAALGAGAQVGVLLPFSRKHESEADYVGILLAADAGYDPRESVALWERMAQMSGGGGPAEFLSTHPSHDTRIDQLKEWMPEAMAIYQKRTPMSANLLPEIGGK; this is encoded by the coding sequence ATGAACGTCACACGGCACATGAGAATCATGTCCATCTGCTGTCTTCTTTTGTGGGGGATCGGCTTAGTCGGATGCGAGACCAATCCCTATACGGGACGAAAACAGTTACTGATGACGTCGGTGGGTCAAGAGATGCAAATGGGAGCCCAGGCGTACAATCAGGTCAAGAGCGATCCGAAAATGCGGCCGTCACAAGATCCCCGCGAGATTGAGCCGGTCAAACGGGTCGCGGCTCGGATCGTCGAAGCCGCAAAACGATCAAAGTACGCTGAAATGGCTCAGCAGTTTCAATGGGAAGTCACGGTCATCAAAGATGACAAGACAGCGAACGCCTTTGCCCTGCCCGGTGGCAAGATGGCGGTGTACACCGGCATCTTCCCTGTGGCTAAGAACGAGGCCGGCTTAGCGGCAGTGATGGGGCATGAAGTGGTGCATGCCTTGGCTCGCCATGGCGCAGAGCGTATGAGCCAGGGGCAAGTCACCAATATTGGGTTGCAAGTCGTCGGTGCCGCGGTCGGATTAAGTAGTAAGAATCCCATGCTCAGTCAGGCGGCGATGGCCGCACTGGGTGCGGGAGCACAGGTCGGCGTTTTGCTGCCCTTCAGCCGAAAACATGAATCGGAAGCGGACTATGTCGGGATTCTTTTGGCAGCCGATGCCGGGTATGACCCGCGCGAGTCTGTCGCGCTCTGGGAACGAATGGCTCAAATGTCGGGCGGGGGAGGTCCGGCTGAATTCTTATCGACTCACCCGAGCCATGATACTCGAATCGACCAATTGAAAGAATGGATGCCGGAAGCTATGGCCATCTATCAAAAAAGGACCCCCATGTCAGCCAATCTTCTACCGGAAATCGGCGGCAAGTAA
- a CDS encoding Acetolactate synthase small subunit, protein MEHIISVTVENKFGVLSRVAGLFSGRGFNIESLSVAPTLDPSMSQMTIVTSGDERIIEQIVKQLNKLIDVIKVVDLNETEFVSRETAIIKVHTKDADRAEALRIVDIFRANVVDSTPSTYTIEVSGDPKKIEAIINLLQPLGIKELVRTGRVAVAREPVRPAAIRAKKVARE, encoded by the coding sequence ATGGAACATATTATTTCAGTCACTGTTGAAAATAAGTTCGGGGTTCTGTCACGGGTCGCAGGGTTATTCAGCGGCCGTGGGTTCAATATCGAGAGCCTCTCGGTCGCTCCGACGCTTGATCCATCCATGTCTCAGATGACGATTGTGACGTCGGGTGATGAACGGATCATCGAGCAGATCGTGAAACAGCTGAATAAACTCATCGACGTCATCAAGGTCGTGGACTTGAACGAAACGGAATTTGTTTCACGAGAGACGGCGATCATCAAGGTGCACACAAAGGATGCGGATCGAGCTGAAGCGCTCAGAATCGTAGACATCTTTCGGGCGAACGTGGTTGATTCGACGCCGAGCACCTACACCATCGAAGTCTCGGGAGATCCCAAGAAGATTGAAGCGATCATCAATTTGCTTCAGCCGCTCGGGATCAAAGAGCTGGTCCGCACCGGTCGAGTGGCCGTTGCACGGGAACCGGTTCGTCCCGCTGCGATCCGAGCGAAGAAGGTCGCCCGCGAGTAA
- a CDS encoding DNA primase DnaG yields the protein MRDGKAGAATPVGRSLISDDIKNRIRDRVDIADVIGHHVLLRRTGQNLVGLCPFHQEKSPSFSVSPSKQMFYCFGCKAGGDVFAFLTKITGATFPEVLRELGDKVGIVVEESPAERMQRGQTHRLEEINRASMTWFQANLRDPHIGVTAREYLNRRGILQSTVESFKIGMSSPEWDGLCKFLSRKGFSHSEIMTAGLGSPRSNGDGYYDKFHGRLMFTITDLRRRVVGFGGRVLDDRMPKYLNSPDTPLFKKGQTLFAFDQAREAIVRTKTVIVVEGYFDAIALHQAGLTHTIATLGTALTAEHIQVLRRFADKVVLLFDPDAAGVRAALRGLDLFVNSGLGVKVVTLPVGEDPDTFVRRKGAGAFAQLEAAAPSLLDYALNHTVKQADDGSLESRIRSVDEVLRILQKSEHPIERQERIKIVSERLGISEARLIERYPELPAQPKRGGEASRAQRVQEIPLNAVFKRCPEERDLLVLLLRGKLTPVDVRRLHPESFTVAPCRKLAEIVRAHVNRDGHLSLRSALDEAVADPDCGALATELSMREDHFDDIPAHIAACLDCLDRKRSEQVMRELIARLKTAEREGRMEDARLLNMQINEVRMRKAGTPTAGVVSLVKE from the coding sequence GTGCGTGACGGGAAGGCAGGAGCTGCGACTCCGGTGGGCCGAAGCTTGATTTCCGACGATATCAAGAATCGAATAAGAGACCGGGTCGATATCGCGGATGTCATCGGACACCATGTCTTGCTGAGAAGGACCGGTCAGAATCTTGTAGGGTTGTGCCCATTTCATCAGGAAAAGAGCCCCTCTTTCTCCGTCAGCCCTTCCAAACAGATGTTTTACTGCTTCGGCTGTAAGGCTGGGGGAGATGTCTTTGCTTTTCTGACCAAAATTACGGGGGCCACCTTTCCGGAAGTGCTGCGGGAGCTTGGAGACAAGGTCGGTATTGTGGTGGAAGAGTCGCCTGCGGAACGAATGCAACGCGGGCAGACCCATCGCCTTGAAGAAATCAACCGTGCCTCGATGACATGGTTTCAAGCCAATCTGCGCGATCCTCACATCGGTGTCACGGCTCGTGAGTATCTGAACAGACGAGGTATCCTACAATCGACAGTGGAATCGTTCAAAATTGGGATGTCGTCCCCGGAGTGGGATGGGTTATGTAAGTTTCTTTCTCGAAAAGGATTCTCTCACAGCGAGATTATGACGGCTGGTCTTGGAAGCCCAAGATCGAACGGGGATGGGTACTACGATAAGTTCCATGGACGGCTCATGTTCACGATCACCGATCTGCGCAGGCGCGTGGTGGGATTCGGCGGACGGGTGTTGGACGACCGCATGCCCAAGTACCTCAATTCGCCGGATACACCGTTGTTTAAAAAAGGTCAGACTCTCTTCGCCTTCGATCAGGCGCGCGAGGCGATCGTACGGACCAAGACCGTGATCGTCGTCGAGGGCTATTTCGACGCGATCGCGCTCCACCAGGCGGGCCTTACCCATACGATTGCCACATTGGGAACTGCCTTGACGGCTGAACATATTCAGGTCTTGCGGCGGTTTGCCGACAAGGTCGTGTTGCTGTTTGACCCTGATGCAGCCGGGGTGCGAGCCGCGTTGAGGGGATTGGATCTTTTCGTCAACAGCGGGCTGGGAGTCAAAGTCGTCACTCTTCCAGTCGGTGAGGATCCTGATACGTTTGTGCGGAGGAAAGGTGCAGGGGCGTTTGCTCAGCTGGAAGCGGCTGCTCCGAGTCTCTTGGACTATGCGTTGAATCACACGGTCAAGCAGGCTGACGACGGCTCGCTGGAAAGTCGCATCCGAAGCGTCGATGAGGTGCTGCGAATTCTGCAAAAGAGCGAGCATCCGATCGAGCGGCAGGAGCGCATCAAAATCGTGTCGGAACGGCTGGGGATCAGTGAGGCCCGGCTGATCGAACGCTATCCGGAGCTCCCGGCTCAGCCGAAACGAGGCGGAGAAGCATCACGCGCGCAACGGGTACAAGAGATTCCGCTCAATGCCGTGTTCAAAAGGTGTCCTGAGGAGCGGGATCTACTCGTCCTGCTGCTGCGCGGAAAATTGACGCCCGTCGATGTCCGCCGCCTGCATCCGGAGTCCTTTACCGTCGCGCCCTGCCGCAAGCTCGCCGAGATCGTACGTGCCCATGTGAATCGGGATGGGCACCTCAGTCTTAGATCGGCCTTGGATGAGGCGGTGGCTGATCCTGACTGTGGTGCTCTGGCGACGGAATTGTCCATGCGCGAAGATCATTTCGATGATATCCCGGCGCACATTGCGGCCTGTTTGGATTGTCTGGACCGAAAGCGATCGGAACAGGTCATGAGAGAGCTCATTGCGAGACTGAAAACGGCTGAGCGCGAAGGCCGTATGGAGGATGCGCGCCTGCTGAATATGCAAATCAATGAGGTACGGATGCGGAAAGCCGGCACGCCGACCGCCGGTGTGGTTTCATTGGTGAAGGAGTAG